Within the Catalinimonas niigatensis genome, the region GTAATCTTCTTGTAACGATTGTTCATAGAAAGCTTTGCTTAATGCAAAATGACGCTATCAGTCAACAACCTTATTTATGTCTGCAAAAATATTTGTCGCATTTTCTTGCTTACTCATGCTAGCATCAACTACCCACACGCAAGGTCAGGCCCACCAATGGATGAAGTACGAGCTTACTTTTGGAAGTGACTCACTTTACGACAATCCTCTGTATGAGATTGATAGCTTTTATACTGTGTTTACTTCCCCTTCCGGTAAAGCACATAAGATTTATGGCTTTTGGGATGGGGATCGGGATTGGAAAGTACGCTTTATGCCCAATGAAATAGGCGACTGGCAGTACAAAACATTTTGTTCAGACGAAAAAAACAGCGGTTTGCATGCAAAGGAAGGAAGTTTTCGTAGCGAAAAAAATTCAAGCGAGCTCCCGATATTTCAAAAAGGAAACATCATTCACCTGAAAGGGGATTATCATTTGAGTTATGCAGATGGCTCTCCCTTCTTCTGGCTGGCATGTACCGCCTGGAATGGTACCCTTAAGTCGACCGAAAAAGAATGGGATGATTACCTGGCTCACCGAAAGGATCACCACTATAGTGTAATTCAGTTTGTAGCAACGCAGTGGAGAGGTGCAGAGGTCAATAGCCAGTTACAGAAAGCTTTTAGTGGGCAGGGCAAGATTAAAATCAATCCTGCTTTTTTTCAGCATTTGGATCATAAAGTGGATAAAATCAATACCCATGGATTGGTAGCGGCTCCGGTCCTGCTCTGGGCTTTGCCCAAAGGAGAAGGAAGGGAGCTGAGCCCCGGCTATGCGTTGCCGCAGGAGGAAGCCATCAAACTGGCGCGTTATATGGTAGCCCGTTATGGGGCGCATCATGTGGTCTGGACATTGGGTGGCGATGGCTGGTACACTCATCTGTATGAACAAAGATGGAAAAATATTGGCAGAGCAGTATTCGGGGAGGCACACCCGGGTGTAGTAGCCCAGCACCCCATGGGCCGCTCCTGGATCGGAGAAGCCTATGCTGAAGAAGGCTGGCTGGATATAGTAGGCTATCAATCCAGCCATGGAATTGACAGCGGTAATATCAACTGGATCAATAAAGGGCCTATGAAAAAAAAGTGGGATAAACTGCCTGCCCGTCCTCTGATCAATATGGAACCTTGCTATGAGGAAATTTATTTCCGTAATACCGATACCCATGTCCGCAATGCTTCATACTGGAGCCTTTTCGCTACGCCGGTGGCAGGCATTACTTACGGTGCCAATGGCATCTGGCCCTGGATACGTAAAGGGGAGAAAATCCTTAATCATGGATCATTGAGTGAGAAAAGCCCCAGCACATGGCGCGAAAGTATAGACTTTCCCGGTAGCCATCAAATGGGCTATCTGGCAAAATTTATCCAGCAGTTTGCCTGGTGGGAACTCAAGCCCGACCATGACTTATTGGCCAAACAGCCGGGGGATGAGCAGTTTGATCACTATATCTCCCTCCTGCGTACTGATGACTACAGTACGATGCTAACCTATGTCCCTTTCAGGACGGAAGTGCAAATTATAAATGCGCAAAACATCCATTACAAAGGACAGTGGTATAATCCTGTAAAAGATAGTTATAGTGATGCTGAGGTCAAAAACCAGACTAATAAGCTGTCTGTCACGCCTCCCGGTGAGGGCGATTGGGTACTGGTGCTGAAGAAAACGGAGTAATTGTCTTTATCTCCCTAATGCTGCACTTTGATAATAGCGATGTATGATCTCCAGATAATGGGAGCGGGAGATGGCACCCGGATTGATTCCCGGAACGCCTTCCGGTACTTTCATCCCTCGCTCAGCAAAGTACGCTTCCCAAATCGGAAAAGTCTGTTGGGTATCGGGATCTGTATACGTCATGGGAGATAAGGCAAACAGTGCCTTGCCCTGATTGGCTCTTTTAAAAATCTCATAGACCAGTTCAGAGCAGTAATAAGCATCATCCCCATCAATATAAATTTCATCGTAGGCATTGCCTAACAGTAGCTCTGCCTGTTGCAGCGCTTTCGGTATAAGGGAGTGATAAGCAGACTTGAGCCTGCCTACCATGACTTTAGGATTTCCCTTCTCGTCCAGATTACGTAGCAAAAAATCTTGCAGAGGAGTAGAGGTTACCCCTTTAGAAACCGCTTCATATACATAAGGCTGGCCTTCTTTCATCACCAGTATGCCCATATGCGAAAAATCTGCTCCATCCACGCCTTTCGTTACTTTCTCTATGGACTCACAGTAGGGTCCACAATCCAGATCCTGAAAAAGCAGATCGCCGGATAGGGGAGTATAGACCAGCTGCGCATAAGAAAGTGTATGCATAGCCAAAAAAAGCATGCAAAAGGTCAGGAATCTTTTCATCGTTATTTTTTCTTGAAAGGAATACGATAAAAAATATAATAATCAAAGCCAAAGTTAGCTTCATCTTCACCACTGCCAAAGCCCGGAATCCGGTAAGGAACCAATGAACTACGATCACCAAAACGCTGGCCAAAACGGTAGCGCATCGTATAACCCAGGAAGATATTTTTAAATAACTCTACTTTTACACCAGCGTTCATCTCAATCCAGTGGACTGCCAGGTTTTCGTTGCTTTGGCTAATGGATGAAGTTTCCCAGAAATTATCTCTGGTACGAAAGCTTACCTCATCATCAATGACGCTGAAAGCATATTTTAATCCAAAATAAATCACATCATCCCGGGCATCAAAATCATTGGTTTGCTTATCGCGTAGCAGGTTGACATCTATGCCCAGCTTGTAGTAATCTCCGCTGCTGCTGTAAAAAAAAGCTTCTTCTTCTGTTACGCCCGCTTCGCTCTGACGGGTAAGGTCAGCATGCCCGTATTCTGCTGAGAACATAAAGCGGCGGATAGCCAGGTCTGTCTGCAAGCCATAGTAGGTACCATTATTATCCATAGCTGTTTGTATCAAAGCATTGATAGCAGGACCTATACGAATGGCTGAAGGGAGAAAATCCGATTCCATCTTTATTCTCTCAACAGAGTCAGACGCTACAGGCGCTTCTTGCTCCTGGGCCAGCAGCTGACTCATGTAAAAACAAAAAAATATGCTAAAAAAATATCTCAAGGTTACGGCTGTTATTGATGTTTAATTCTTCCTGCTCCACTTCCACATCGGTAAAATTATAATTAGCGCTGTTAACATCCAGGCTATTTACTCTGATTTGTGGCAGACAGTCAAAAAACTGTACAGGACCGACAAAATAAGAAACATTTAACTCGCGATTTACTATCTCACCTTCATTATTCTCAATTTCAAAAAAGAAAGTGGTATTGTTACGATCAACACCCACCGGTAATCGCACACGATCAAGAGTATCTCGCTGATCCAGAATAATGTTTCCAAGGTCATCAGTGATACTATTTACAATAAGTGTATCACTTACTGTACTATTATTGTCGGGGTTGATGCTCAAGAAACGCGCACGGACTACATTGGTATACTCGTACTGGCAGGTATAGATGCTGACATTAGGATTGGTAAAGAGTGTGACCTCAGGATTTACTATCCTCAGCGAATCAAAAGCATCGTAACTGGAGCGCAGCTCTACATAACGCTGTTCTACCCCACACTCCGGCGAAACCAGCCGCTGCTCCCGACTATAATCAAAAACGAGTGTATCGGTTTGCAGTTCTGCCCCCGAGTCTTCCCGCCAGTTTACATAAAAGCTGACCTGATCTCCGGAAGGATTCAGCGGAAGCGCAATTTGTCTGAGCGCTGTGTCCTGCACATCCACAAAATCACCGTTGCTGGCTAGTATAGATTCAAAATAAAGGGTGTCGTTCCGGGCATTAGTCCGGTCCAGTTTCAGAAAGTTGACCCTTACAGTATCGAAAGAATCGGTAACACAACTGACGTTCTCATCCAGACAAGCGGTCATTGCCAAAGGCAGTAACCCTATCCATAGCAAAAAATGACGATATGATTTAATAAGTAGATGCTTCATGTATAGGTAAACGTCTCAGATGCTGCGCAAATATATGTGGATGAACAAACGAAAACGAAAAAAGCCTTGTTCAGTGATGCACGGACATGAGCGCTGTGTTTATTTTTAGTAATTTTGCCGAAAGTTAAAAAGAAAGCGAGATTGAAAACAAAAGGAATCAGAAAAGATAAAGTAAATGTAGTCACTTTGGGCTGTTCTAAAAACCTGGTAGACTCTGAAGTGATGCTTACCCAGCTCAAGGGCAACCAGATTGATGCTAGCCACGAGTCAGAAAAAGACGACGCCAATGTGATTATTGTCAACACCTGCGGCTTTATCGACAATGCCAAGCAGGAGTCTATTGATACTATCCTTCGCTATGCCGATGCCAAGCAAAGTGGAATGATAGACAAACTCTACGTCACCGGCTGCCTCTCGCAGCGCTATCGCGATGATCTGGAAAAGGAGATTCCTGAAGTAGATGCTTTCTTTGGTACCATGGAGCTTCCCCTTTTGCTCAAGAAGTTTAAGGCAGATTATAAACACGAATTGGTAGGCGAGCGCTTTATCACCACCTCCCGTCATTACGCCTACCTCAAGATTGCCGAAGGCTGCGACCGTCCCTGCTCTTTTTGTGCCATTCCGCTGATGCGGGGCAAGCATGTGTCTACGCCCATAGAAACATTGGTGCAGCAAGCCAAATCATTGGCGCGCAACGGTACCAAAGAGTTGCTACTCATCGCCCAGGATTCTACTTACTATGGCCTGGACCTTTATGGCAAACGTAATCTGGCAGACCTGCTCAAACAACTTTCCGATGTGGAGGGAATAGAATGGATTCGCCTGCACTATGCCTTTCCTTCTGGCTTCCCGATGGATGTTCTGGACGTAATGGCTGAGCGCCCCAACATCTGCAAGTACCTGGACATGCCACTGCAACATGGCTCCAGCCGTATGCTAAAGCTGATGCGCCGTGGCACTACCCGCGAAAAAACAGAAGCACTGATTCATCAGATTCGTGAGAAGATTCCTAACCTTACTTTGCGTACTACCCTCATCGCCGGACATGCCGGAGAGATGGAAGAAGACCATGCCGATATGATGGATTTTGTGGAGAAAATGCGCTTTGACCGTCTGGGCATCTTTACCTATTCGCACGAAGAAGGCACCCATGCCTATGGAATGGAAGACAATGTACCCTACAAAGTAAAGCAACAACGGGCCAACGAGGTGATGGAACTGCAAGAGAAAATTTCCTGCGAACTTAATCAGGAGAAGATAGGCAGTGTACAGAAAGTACTGATCGACCGCAAGGAAAGCGGCAACTACATCGGCCGCACTGAAGGAGACTCACCCGAAGTAGACAATGAAGTGATCGTTCCTGCCGATACAAATTATCTGCGCCTGGGCGACTTTGCTGACATCCGCATTGTAGATGCTACCGAATTTGACCTCTTTGGCGAGCCAGTGCGTAAATAGTTTTTCCACAAGAAATATTTGGCCATTACACCAAGCCGAAGACAAGTGGGAAAAAACATTAGTTTAACAGTATCGTACCTATACAAGGCCGGAAAGAATGGACAAACATTTTAGGGCTACAGACATTTTCTTTATTTTGCACTGGCACCTATTACTCTGCACATACCCATGAAGATAGAAAAACTCAATTTTTCAGAAACCGGCACTTTCTCCCCTATTTTTCTGGATTACATTGACAAAAAAGAGGCATTACAAAAATTTTATCATCATTGGCCGGAGCTGAAAAACTTTGAGTTGCAGTTGCAGGAAAAGACATTTTCCCAAACCAGCCGCCACCGTTTGCAGGAAGTGCTTCGTAAGCAATACACCAGCGTTGCTCAGCCAGAGGCCGTCACCCATAACATTGAAAAGCTGGGTGATAGCAAGACGTTTACCGTAACCACCGGGCACCAACTCAATATTTTTACCGGTCCTTTGTACTTCATCTATAAAATCATTACAACTATCAACTGTTGTAAACAGCTCAATGCAGCCTATCCTGATTATCATTTTGTGCCGGTATACTGGATGGCTTCGGAAGACCATGACTTTGAAGAGATTTGTCATTTTCATCTGTTTGGTAAAGAGTATGTCTGGCAAACCGATCAGCAGGGAGCCGTAGGACGCTTTGCTACCCAAAGCATACAATCGCTTTTGAAGGAGATTCAGGAAGATGTGGATATTTTTGAGAAAGCCTACACCAAGCATGAGAAGCTGGCTGACGCAGTACGATGTTATGTCAATGATCTGTTTGGCAAACATGGGCTTATTGTGCTGGATGCTGACCACTCTGGTCTGAAGGCTGATTTCCGCTCAGTGATGGCCGATGACCTGAAAGCGCATATACCCCATCAGCTGGTAGAAAACTGCTCCAAAGTCCTGGACGAGCTAGGTTATAAAACGCAAGTGCATCCCCGCGAGATTAATCTCTTCTACCTAAAAGATCAGCTGAGGGAGAGAATAGAAAAAATAGACGATCAATTTATTGTGCTGAACACTGAGCATCAGTTTTCCGAAAAGGAGCTGATGGAAGAATTAGAAACATATCCCGAAAGGTTTAGTCCTAATGTTATTCTTCGCCCCTTATATCAGGAAAGCATTCTTCCCAATCTGGCTTATGTAGGCGGCCCTTCCGAACTGGCTTACTGGCTGCAGCTTAAGCCACTGTTTGACCATCATCAACTGGCTTTCCCTATCCTGCTTCCCCGTAATTTTGCCCTGGTAATCAATAAAAGTAATGGCCGTAAGCTTCGCAAAGTACCGTTGCCAACCAAAGACCTCTTCTTGGATACCCAGTCACTGATCAAAAAATTTGTAGAAGACCATGCGGAGCACTCTATTTCTCTGACAGATGAAAAAGAGGCCATTTCTAAAGTATTTGATGCTATCGAGGCCAAAGCCCTAAGGGTAGATAAAAGCCTGGAAGGCTTTATAGGAAAAGAAGAAAACAGTACTTTTAAAATATTGGAAGAGATTGAGAAGCGGCTGAAAAAATCAGAAATCCAGAATCAGGAAATACACGTCAGACAACTGGAAAACCTAAAAGAGAAGCTGTTTCCCTCAGGTACGCTGCAGGAACGCAAAGAAAATTTTCTGAACTTTTCTATTAACAATCCGGCTTTCCTGGAGGAGGTGCTAAAGCATTTTGATCCGCTGGACTTCCACTTTTACATTCTCAATGAAACAGACGAACCTTGACAAAAGCAGAAGCACGAAAGTATTTTCGTGAACGGCGAAAGCTGCTTACCCATGAAGCATACCAGCTTGCCAACCAAATGGTGTATGAGCAAGTCACTGCTTTTCTGGCACCGTTAAAACCCAAAAGTGTCCATTGCTATCTTCCTATCCTAAAAAATAAAGAAGTTAATACTTGGCCTAT harbors:
- a CDS encoding apiosidase-like domain-containing protein, translating into MLASTTHTQGQAHQWMKYELTFGSDSLYDNPLYEIDSFYTVFTSPSGKAHKIYGFWDGDRDWKVRFMPNEIGDWQYKTFCSDEKNSGLHAKEGSFRSEKNSSELPIFQKGNIIHLKGDYHLSYADGSPFFWLACTAWNGTLKSTEKEWDDYLAHRKDHHYSVIQFVATQWRGAEVNSQLQKAFSGQGKIKINPAFFQHLDHKVDKINTHGLVAAPVLLWALPKGEGRELSPGYALPQEEAIKLARYMVARYGAHHVVWTLGGDGWYTHLYEQRWKNIGRAVFGEAHPGVVAQHPMGRSWIGEAYAEEGWLDIVGYQSSHGIDSGNINWINKGPMKKKWDKLPARPLINMEPCYEEIYFRNTDTHVRNASYWSLFATPVAGITYGANGIWPWIRKGEKILNHGSLSEKSPSTWRESIDFPGSHQMGYLAKFIQQFAWWELKPDHDLLAKQPGDEQFDHYISLLRTDDYSTMLTYVPFRTEVQIINAQNIHYKGQWYNPVKDSYSDAEVKNQTNKLSVTPPGEGDWVLVLKKTE
- a CDS encoding YiiX/YebB-like N1pC/P60 family cysteine hydrolase; translated protein: MKRFLTFCMLFLAMHTLSYAQLVYTPLSGDLLFQDLDCGPYCESIEKVTKGVDGADFSHMGILVMKEGQPYVYEAVSKGVTSTPLQDFLLRNLDEKGNPKVMVGRLKSAYHSLIPKALQQAELLLGNAYDEIYIDGDDAYYCSELVYEIFKRANQGKALFALSPMTYTDPDTQQTFPIWEAYFAERGMKVPEGVPGINPGAISRSHYLEIIHRYYQSAALGR
- a CDS encoding DUF6048 family protein; translation: MSQLLAQEQEAPVASDSVERIKMESDFLPSAIRIGPAINALIQTAMDNNGTYYGLQTDLAIRRFMFSAEYGHADLTRQSEAGVTEEEAFFYSSSGDYYKLGIDVNLLRDKQTNDFDARDDVIYFGLKYAFSVIDDEVSFRTRDNFWETSSISQSNENLAVHWIEMNAGVKVELFKNIFLGYTMRYRFGQRFGDRSSLVPYRIPGFGSGEDEANFGFDYYIFYRIPFKKK
- a CDS encoding DUF6452 family protein, which produces MKHLLIKSYRHFLLWIGLLPLAMTACLDENVSCVTDSFDTVRVNFLKLDRTNARNDTLYFESILASNGDFVDVQDTALRQIALPLNPSGDQVSFYVNWREDSGAELQTDTLVFDYSREQRLVSPECGVEQRYVELRSSYDAFDSLRIVNPEVTLFTNPNVSIYTCQYEYTNVVRARFLSINPDNNSTVSDTLIVNSITDDLGNIILDQRDTLDRVRLPVGVDRNNTTFFFEIENNEGEIVNRELNVSYFVGPVQFFDCLPQIRVNSLDVNSANYNFTDVEVEQEELNINNSRNLEIFF
- the rimO gene encoding 30S ribosomal protein S12 methylthiotransferase RimO, whose translation is MKTKGIRKDKVNVVTLGCSKNLVDSEVMLTQLKGNQIDASHESEKDDANVIIVNTCGFIDNAKQESIDTILRYADAKQSGMIDKLYVTGCLSQRYRDDLEKEIPEVDAFFGTMELPLLLKKFKADYKHELVGERFITTSRHYAYLKIAEGCDRPCSFCAIPLMRGKHVSTPIETLVQQAKSLARNGTKELLLIAQDSTYYGLDLYGKRNLADLLKQLSDVEGIEWIRLHYAFPSGFPMDVLDVMAERPNICKYLDMPLQHGSSRMLKLMRRGTTREKTEALIHQIREKIPNLTLRTTLIAGHAGEMEEDHADMMDFVEKMRFDRLGIFTYSHEEGTHAYGMEDNVPYKVKQQRANEVMELQEKISCELNQEKIGSVQKVLIDRKESGNYIGRTEGDSPEVDNEVIVPADTNYLRLGDFADIRIVDATEFDLFGEPVRK
- the bshC gene encoding bacillithiol biosynthesis cysteine-adding enzyme BshC, producing MKIEKLNFSETGTFSPIFLDYIDKKEALQKFYHHWPELKNFELQLQEKTFSQTSRHRLQEVLRKQYTSVAQPEAVTHNIEKLGDSKTFTVTTGHQLNIFTGPLYFIYKIITTINCCKQLNAAYPDYHFVPVYWMASEDHDFEEICHFHLFGKEYVWQTDQQGAVGRFATQSIQSLLKEIQEDVDIFEKAYTKHEKLADAVRCYVNDLFGKHGLIVLDADHSGLKADFRSVMADDLKAHIPHQLVENCSKVLDELGYKTQVHPREINLFYLKDQLRERIEKIDDQFIVLNTEHQFSEKELMEELETYPERFSPNVILRPLYQESILPNLAYVGGPSELAYWLQLKPLFDHHQLAFPILLPRNFALVINKSNGRKLRKVPLPTKDLFLDTQSLIKKFVEDHAEHSISLTDEKEAISKVFDAIEAKALRVDKSLEGFIGKEENSTFKILEEIEKRLKKSEIQNQEIHVRQLENLKEKLFPSGTLQERKENFLNFSINNPAFLEEVLKHFDPLDFHFYILNETDEP